A genomic window from Streptomyces sp. MST-110588 includes:
- a CDS encoding enoyl-CoA hydratase-related protein — translation MTVRVATEDDGVALVTLDRPDRHNAIDLETAAELAAVWHGFRSDDDVRAVVLTGAGGRAFCTGLDRAVDLPQPSSPYSLDDPLLRIGPKANDLWKPVVAAVDGMACGGAFYLLGEAEFIVASEPSTFFDPHTTYGMVSAYEAVYMAQRMPYGEAARMTLMGTAERLGAQRAYEIGLVSELTPAGGAVAAARRAAAVLAARPTEAVQGTVRALWATKEAARAQALAQAPHLIALGSLPPRRQAGLFTARTRDFKVR, via the coding sequence GTGACCGTCCGCGTGGCGACCGAGGACGACGGCGTCGCGCTGGTCACCCTGGACCGGCCCGACCGCCACAACGCCATCGACCTGGAGACCGCCGCGGAACTGGCCGCTGTCTGGCACGGGTTCAGGTCGGACGACGACGTACGGGCCGTGGTGCTGACCGGCGCCGGCGGCCGGGCGTTCTGCACCGGCCTGGACCGGGCCGTGGACCTCCCGCAGCCGTCCTCCCCGTACTCCCTGGACGACCCCCTCCTGCGCATCGGCCCCAAGGCCAACGACCTGTGGAAGCCGGTGGTGGCGGCCGTCGACGGCATGGCCTGCGGAGGCGCCTTCTACCTGCTGGGCGAGGCCGAGTTCATCGTCGCCTCCGAGCCCTCGACGTTCTTCGACCCGCACACCACCTATGGGATGGTCAGCGCGTACGAAGCGGTCTACATGGCGCAGCGGATGCCCTACGGGGAAGCCGCCCGGATGACCCTCATGGGCACGGCGGAACGGCTGGGGGCCCAAAGGGCGTACGAGATCGGCCTCGTCTCGGAACTGACACCGGCCGGCGGCGCCGTGGCCGCGGCCCGGCGTGCCGCCGCCGTCCTGGCCGCCCGCCCAACGGAGGCGGTCCAGGGCACCGTACGGGCCCTGTGGGCGACGAAGGAAGCGGCGCGGGCACAGGCGCTCGCTCAGGCCCCGCACCTGATCGCGCTCGGCAGCCTGCCACCGCGCCGGCAGGCCGGACTCTTCACCGCCCGCACACGGGACTTCAAGGTCCGCTGA
- a CDS encoding OB-fold domain-containing protein — translation MADATDNGPADDGRTRSAHGDPALDGPAGNGPAGSGLLPPVPDADGAPFWHYAARRELRVQCCSGCSRLRFPPRPCCPHCHSFDSHWRRMSGRGRVWSYVLPHPPLLPGYAEQAPYNVVLVELADAPHIRLVGNLVTAPDAPLNSLPPARLRIGAPVKVTFTELPGGQGPDGVPGGRVTVPRWLLERP, via the coding sequence ATGGCAGACGCCACTGACAACGGCCCGGCCGACGACGGTCGGACGAGGTCGGCCCACGGCGATCCGGCCCTCGACGGCCCGGCGGGGAACGGCCCGGCCGGCAGCGGGCTGCTGCCGCCCGTCCCCGACGCCGACGGCGCCCCGTTCTGGCACTACGCCGCACGCCGCGAACTGCGCGTCCAGTGCTGCTCGGGCTGCTCCCGGCTGCGCTTCCCGCCCCGCCCCTGCTGCCCCCACTGCCACTCCTTCGACAGCCACTGGCGCCGGATGAGCGGCCGGGGCCGCGTCTGGTCCTACGTCCTGCCCCACCCGCCGCTGCTCCCCGGCTACGCCGAGCAGGCCCCGTACAACGTGGTCCTGGTCGAACTGGCCGACGCCCCGCACATCCGGCTCGTCGGCAACCTCGTCACCGCCCCCGACGCCCCCCTGAACTCCCTGCCGCCCGCCCGGCTGCGCATCGGCGCCCCGGTGAAGGTGACCTTCACCGAACTGCCCGGCGGCCAGGGACCGGACGGGGTGCCGGGCGGGCGCGTCACCGTGCCCCGCTGGCTCCTGGAGCGGCCGTGA
- a CDS encoding lipid-transfer protein, whose amino-acid sequence MGATLKDATAIAGIGQTPFARHLEESEKALACRAILAALDDAGISPSEVDALASYTMEETDEVEIAKSIGAADLTHFSKVGYGGGGSCATVAHLAAAVATGQASVGVAWRSRKRGSGPRPWKNTQRQLPVPAQWTRPFGLLRPVDEIGLLARRYMHEYGATRDHFFNVALACRNRANQNPAAVMYDRPLTREMYMTARMISEPLCLYDNCLETDGALACVVVAAERARDCRRRPVYIHSAAQGLPSQHHGMVNYWTDDPLTGPAWTAARHLWKSADFGPQDVDVAQIYDAFTPLIPLSLEGYGFCGRGEGAAFTEGGALETGGRLPLNTAGGGLSEAYVHGFNLITEGVRQLRGSSTAQVPGAATCLVTAGEGVPTSALLLRS is encoded by the coding sequence ATGGGGGCGACCCTCAAGGACGCTACGGCGATAGCCGGCATCGGGCAGACGCCCTTCGCCCGGCACCTGGAGGAATCCGAGAAGGCACTGGCCTGCCGGGCGATCCTCGCCGCCCTCGACGACGCCGGCATCTCCCCCTCGGAGGTCGACGCGCTCGCCTCCTACACCATGGAGGAGACCGACGAGGTCGAGATCGCCAAGTCCATCGGCGCGGCCGACCTCACCCACTTCTCCAAGGTCGGCTACGGCGGCGGCGGTTCCTGCGCGACCGTGGCGCACCTGGCCGCCGCCGTCGCCACCGGGCAGGCGAGCGTGGGCGTGGCCTGGCGGTCCCGCAAACGCGGCTCGGGGCCCCGCCCGTGGAAGAACACCCAAAGGCAACTGCCGGTCCCCGCGCAGTGGACCCGGCCCTTCGGGCTGCTGCGCCCCGTGGACGAGATCGGCCTGCTGGCCCGGCGCTACATGCACGAATACGGCGCCACCCGCGACCACTTCTTCAACGTCGCCCTCGCCTGCCGCAACCGGGCCAACCAGAACCCCGCCGCGGTCATGTACGACCGGCCGCTGACCCGCGAGATGTACATGACCGCGCGCATGATCAGCGAGCCGCTGTGCCTCTACGACAACTGCCTGGAGACGGACGGCGCGCTGGCCTGCGTCGTCGTCGCGGCCGAGCGCGCCCGCGACTGCCGCCGGCGCCCCGTCTACATCCACTCCGCCGCCCAAGGTCTCCCCTCCCAGCACCACGGCATGGTCAACTACTGGACCGACGACCCGCTCACCGGTCCCGCCTGGACCGCCGCCCGCCACCTGTGGAAAAGCGCGGACTTCGGACCCCAGGACGTCGATGTGGCCCAGATCTACGACGCGTTCACCCCCCTGATCCCCCTCTCCCTGGAGGGCTACGGCTTCTGCGGACGCGGCGAGGGCGCGGCCTTCACCGAGGGCGGCGCCCTGGAGACCGGCGGCCGGCTCCCCCTGAACACGGCGGGCGGCGGGCTGAGCGAGGCGTACGTCCACGGCTTCAACCTCATCACCGAAGGCGTGCGGCAACTGCGCGGCAGTAGCACCGCGCAGGTGCCGGGCGCAGCCACCTGCCTGGTCACCGCGGGCGAGGGCGTCCCCACCTCGGCCCTGCTGCTGAGGAGTTGA
- a CDS encoding FadD3 family acyl-CoA ligase, protein MRGDLEYGTIPRLVRAAAGRYGAREAVVEGRTRVSYAQLGARVERAAAACVAYGLRPGDRVAVWAPNTLDWIVGALGAVTAGGVLVPVNTRFKGAEAADVLRHTRARLLFVTGTFLGTSYVAALRRAAGEGTGNGPLPGLPHLDRVVVLSGDAPAAPGFWTWQRFLAAGERVPPATVRARADATAPGAPSDIVFTSGTTGSPKGVVISHAQTLRAYDTWAELAGLREDDRYLIVNPFFHTFGYKAGVLACLLRGATMIPQPVFGASTALANLAAERVSVLPGPPALLQQILDDPARARHDLSALRLVVTGAADVPLVLVERLRGELGVPTVLTAYGLSESSGLVTMCRRGDPPEVIAATSGRAVPGTEVRIAGPDGRPTKPAGPGVPGEVLVRGYHVMSGYFEDPRATAEVITPDGWLRTGDIGVLDAYGNLRITDRLKDMFVVGGFNAYPAEIERLLARHPDVTEAAVVGIPDPRLGEVGKAYAVRRPHSRLTAEELIAWCRREMANYKVPREVEFLAALPRNAGGKVLKTRLRTGAGGDGPLP, encoded by the coding sequence ATGCGCGGTGACCTGGAGTACGGCACGATCCCCCGGCTGGTGCGGGCGGCGGCCGGGCGGTACGGCGCCCGCGAGGCCGTCGTGGAAGGCCGCACCCGCGTCTCCTACGCGCAGCTCGGCGCACGGGTGGAGCGGGCCGCCGCGGCCTGTGTGGCGTACGGCCTGCGGCCCGGTGACCGGGTCGCCGTCTGGGCCCCCAACACCCTGGACTGGATCGTCGGCGCGCTGGGGGCCGTCACGGCCGGTGGCGTCCTGGTCCCCGTCAACACCCGCTTCAAGGGCGCCGAGGCCGCCGACGTCCTGCGCCACACCCGCGCCCGGCTGCTGTTCGTCACCGGCACCTTCCTCGGCACGTCGTACGTGGCCGCGCTGCGCCGGGCGGCGGGCGAGGGCACGGGCAACGGGCCGCTTCCGGGCCTGCCGCACCTGGACCGGGTGGTCGTCCTGTCCGGTGACGCACCGGCCGCGCCCGGCTTTTGGACCTGGCAGCGGTTCCTGGCGGCGGGCGAGCGGGTGCCGCCCGCGACGGTCCGGGCCCGGGCGGACGCCACGGCTCCCGGCGCCCCCTCGGACATCGTCTTCACCTCCGGCACCACCGGCAGCCCCAAAGGAGTGGTGATCAGCCACGCCCAGACGCTGCGTGCCTACGACACCTGGGCCGAACTGGCGGGCCTGCGGGAGGACGACCGCTACCTCATCGTCAACCCCTTCTTCCACACCTTCGGCTACAAGGCCGGCGTGCTCGCCTGTCTGCTGCGCGGTGCGACGATGATCCCGCAGCCGGTCTTCGGCGCGTCCACCGCGCTGGCCAACCTCGCCGCCGAGCGCGTCTCCGTCCTGCCCGGCCCGCCCGCCCTCCTCCAGCAGATCCTTGACGACCCCGCCCGTGCCCGGCACGACCTGTCCGCGCTGCGGCTGGTGGTCACCGGCGCCGCCGACGTCCCCCTGGTCCTGGTGGAGCGGCTGCGCGGCGAGCTGGGCGTGCCGACCGTCCTGACCGCCTACGGCCTCTCGGAGAGCTCCGGTCTCGTCACGATGTGCCGCCGCGGCGACCCGCCGGAGGTGATCGCGGCGACCTCCGGACGCGCCGTCCCCGGCACCGAGGTCCGAATCGCGGGGCCCGACGGCCGGCCCACGAAGCCCGCGGGGCCCGGCGTGCCCGGCGAGGTGCTGGTCCGCGGCTACCACGTGATGTCCGGCTACTTCGAGGACCCGCGGGCCACCGCCGAGGTGATCACCCCGGACGGCTGGCTGCGCACCGGCGACATCGGGGTCCTGGACGCGTACGGCAATCTGCGGATCACCGACCGCCTCAAGGACATGTTCGTCGTCGGCGGCTTCAACGCCTACCCCGCCGAGATAGAGCGGCTGCTGGCCCGGCACCCGGACGTGACCGAGGCGGCCGTCGTGGGCATACCCGACCCGCGGCTGGGCGAGGTCGGCAAGGCGTACGCCGTGCGCCGCCCGCACTCCCGCCTGACCGCGGAGGAGCTGATCGCCTGGTGCCGCCGGGAGATGGCCAACTACAAGGTGCCCCGGGAGGTCGAGTTCCTGGCCGCACTCCCGCGCAACGCGGGCGGCAAGGTCCTCAAGACCCGGCTGCGGACGGGGGCCGGCGGTGACGGCCCCCTGCCGTGA
- a CDS encoding NAD(P)-binding domain-containing protein → MGETKSTAVNSGTENGKSVTVIGLGPMGQAMVRTFLKNGYQVTLWNRTASKAAELVAEGAVLAATPQEALSANELVVLSLTDYDAVYAILKPAAEALAGRVVVNLSSDTPAKAREAAEWLAGHGATQLTGGVQVPPSGIGQPESSTFYSGPKDVFAAHEETLQVLTGADYRGEDPGLAALYYQLQMDMFWTTMLSYLHSVAVAEANGITAAELLPYLTSTMASIPNFMAFYTPRVDAGDHTGDVDKLAMGVASVDHILHTTKDSGVDTALPAAVLEIFRRGMAAGHGGDSFSSLTEVFKKAAA, encoded by the coding sequence ATGGGTGAGACCAAGAGCACGGCCGTGAACTCGGGCACGGAGAACGGCAAGTCGGTGACCGTCATCGGCCTCGGCCCCATGGGGCAGGCCATGGTGCGCACCTTCCTCAAGAACGGCTACCAGGTGACGCTGTGGAACCGCACCGCCTCCAAGGCGGCCGAGCTGGTCGCCGAGGGCGCCGTCCTGGCCGCCACCCCCCAGGAGGCGCTGTCGGCGAACGAGCTGGTGGTGCTGAGCCTGACGGACTACGACGCCGTGTACGCCATTCTGAAGCCGGCCGCCGAGGCGCTGGCCGGCCGCGTGGTCGTCAACCTCAGCTCGGACACCCCGGCCAAGGCCCGCGAGGCCGCCGAGTGGCTGGCCGGGCACGGGGCGACGCAGTTGACCGGTGGCGTGCAGGTGCCGCCGTCGGGCATCGGGCAGCCGGAGTCGTCCACCTTCTACAGCGGCCCCAAGGACGTCTTCGCGGCGCACGAGGAGACACTGCAGGTGCTGACCGGCGCCGACTACCGCGGCGAGGACCCCGGGCTCGCGGCGCTGTACTACCAGCTCCAGATGGACATGTTCTGGACCACCATGCTCAGCTACCTGCACTCCGTCGCCGTCGCCGAGGCGAACGGCATCACCGCGGCCGAGCTGCTGCCGTACCTCACCTCCACGATGGCCTCGATCCCGAACTTCATGGCCTTCTACACGCCGCGCGTCGACGCCGGTGACCACACGGGCGACGTCGACAAGCTGGCCATGGGCGTGGCGAGCGTGGACCACATCCTGCACACCACCAAGGACTCCGGCGTGGACACCGCGCTGCCCGCCGCCGTCCTGGAGATCTTCCGGCGCGGCATGGCCGCCGGGCACGGGGGTGACAGCTTCAGCAGCCTGACCGAGGTCTTCAAGAAGGCCGCGGCGTAG
- a CDS encoding TetR/AcrR family transcriptional regulator, which produces MVRATSRLLQRQGYEGTGIKQISREAEATLGSVYHFFPGGKQELAAAAIRHGDQEFADLLREAMDAHQDPAVAIAGCARTLAGALRASDWTDGCPISATALETIGRTPDIQQAVAVAFAHWQSIVYDKLRAADFAEDDARDLACTVINTLEGAELSSQVARSETPLLVAGRHLARLVDSYAPSLS; this is translated from the coding sequence ATCGTCCGGGCGACCTCGCGGCTCCTCCAGCGCCAGGGCTACGAAGGGACGGGCATCAAGCAGATCTCCCGCGAGGCCGAAGCCACGCTCGGCTCCGTCTACCACTTCTTCCCGGGCGGCAAGCAGGAACTGGCCGCCGCGGCGATCCGCCACGGCGACCAGGAGTTCGCCGACCTGCTGCGGGAGGCGATGGACGCCCACCAGGACCCGGCGGTGGCGATCGCCGGGTGCGCCCGCACCCTGGCCGGGGCGCTGCGTGCCTCCGACTGGACCGACGGCTGCCCGATCTCGGCGACCGCCCTGGAAACCATCGGCCGTACCCCGGACATCCAGCAGGCCGTCGCGGTCGCCTTCGCGCACTGGCAGTCCATCGTGTACGACAAGCTGCGCGCCGCGGACTTCGCCGAGGACGACGCCCGTGACCTGGCCTGCACGGTGATCAACACCCTGGAGGGCGCCGAACTCTCCTCCCAGGTCGCCCGCAGCGAAACCCCGCTGCTCGTGGCGGGCCGCCACCTGGCCCGTCTGGTCGACTCCTACGCCCCGTCGCTTTCCTGA
- a CDS encoding BTAD domain-containing putative transcriptional regulator, producing the protein MDDGPGLEQERLRFTVLGPVRAWRGATPLAAGSPQQRALLAALLLRGGRTATAPELVDALWGEEPPHAALAALRTYASRLRKALGADADILASESGGYAIRPVDAHPLDLDIDHAESYAAEAEKAKASGDRCRARELLDSALALWDGEPLAGLAGPYVETQRTRLEEWRLSLIETRLELDLEVGCHTEAISELTALTAAHPLRERLRELLMLALYRSGRQAEALAVYADTRRLLADELGVDPCASLSELQQRILRADPDLDAPAAAPDGQGSNEPVFLRPQQLPATVADFTGRAAFVRELSEQLTTAEGRVMAVSAVTGIGGVGKTTLAVHVAHAATDHFPDGQLYVDLQGAGHTPSEPEAVLGAFLRALGTPDSAIPDGVEERAALYRSTLAGRRVLALLDNARDAAQIRPLLPGAEGCAALITSRVRMIDLAGAHLIDLDVMSPEEALTLFTRIVGEERVNSEREASMDVVGACGFLPLAIRIAASRLASRRTWTVSVLARKLADERRRLDELRAGDLAVKATFELGYGQLEPHQARAFRLLGLADGPDISLAAAAAILDMSQDDAEELVESLVDASLLESAAPGRYRFHDLVRLYARACAERDEHPPSEREAALSRLLDFYLATAAHMYALERPGDRLVDHMETPAYPGLEFAERTTALEWLFGEARCLLACAQQSTGEHFLRRAVDLLLLTLDLAESSADSHQYEQANLTLLAAARALGDQHAEARLHTSLTNVRTLEGRLGEADEHAKSAMLLGLATGDAFSSSNAPNDRGIIASIQHRYADAEPYLSQARDAFRQDRNDQSEASALCNLARVHLETGRLESAIELAEEGIAIYRRLGATRRLANGMYTLGLAFTRAGRLAEATRQLNEALAIFQDNRQRFWEGMTFLRLAEVDLAGHRPAQAANHAEQALTSLRGVGGEWWRANALTLLGRALHNIGHTGRARVCWQEALSVYARLGSPEAAEVQELLTPAVVA; encoded by the coding sequence ATGGACGACGGTCCGGGGCTGGAGCAGGAGCGGCTCCGCTTCACCGTGCTCGGTCCCGTACGGGCCTGGCGCGGCGCCACGCCACTGGCGGCCGGCTCCCCGCAGCAGCGCGCGCTCCTGGCCGCCCTGCTGCTGCGCGGCGGGCGCACCGCCACCGCGCCCGAACTGGTCGACGCCCTGTGGGGCGAGGAGCCGCCGCACGCGGCCCTGGCGGCCCTGCGGACCTACGCCTCCCGGCTGCGCAAGGCGCTGGGCGCCGACGCCGACATCCTGGCCAGCGAGTCCGGTGGCTACGCGATCCGCCCGGTGGACGCCCACCCCCTGGACCTGGACATCGATCACGCCGAGAGCTACGCGGCGGAGGCCGAGAAGGCCAAGGCGTCCGGCGACCGCTGCCGGGCGCGGGAACTGCTGGACTCGGCGCTGGCTCTGTGGGACGGCGAGCCGCTGGCCGGCCTGGCCGGACCGTACGTGGAAACCCAGCGCACCCGCCTGGAGGAATGGCGGCTGTCCCTGATCGAGACCCGCCTTGAGCTGGACCTGGAGGTCGGCTGCCACACCGAGGCGATCTCCGAGCTGACCGCGCTCACCGCCGCCCACCCCTTGCGAGAGCGGCTGCGCGAACTTCTGATGCTGGCGCTGTACCGCAGCGGACGGCAGGCCGAAGCCCTTGCCGTGTACGCCGATACCCGCCGGCTGCTCGCCGATGAGCTGGGCGTGGACCCGTGCGCCTCCCTCTCCGAGCTCCAGCAGCGCATCCTGCGTGCGGACCCCGACCTGGACGCGCCGGCCGCCGCCCCGGACGGGCAGGGGTCCAACGAGCCGGTCTTCCTGCGTCCGCAGCAGTTGCCGGCCACGGTCGCCGACTTCACCGGCCGGGCTGCCTTCGTACGGGAACTGAGCGAGCAACTGACCACCGCCGAGGGCCGCGTCATGGCCGTCTCCGCCGTCACCGGCATCGGCGGCGTCGGCAAGACGACGCTGGCGGTGCATGTCGCGCACGCCGCCACCGACCACTTCCCCGACGGCCAGTTGTACGTGGACCTCCAGGGCGCCGGGCACACCCCCTCCGAGCCCGAGGCCGTCCTCGGCGCCTTCCTGCGGGCCCTGGGCACACCGGACTCCGCCATTCCGGACGGCGTCGAGGAGCGCGCCGCCCTCTACCGCTCCACCCTCGCCGGCCGCCGCGTCCTGGCGCTGCTGGACAACGCCCGCGACGCCGCGCAGATCCGCCCGCTGCTGCCCGGCGCGGAGGGCTGCGCCGCCCTGATCACCAGCCGCGTCCGCATGATCGACCTGGCCGGCGCCCACCTCATCGACCTCGACGTCATGAGCCCCGAGGAAGCCCTGACCCTCTTCACCCGGATCGTCGGCGAGGAGCGGGTCAACTCCGAGCGCGAGGCGTCCATGGACGTCGTGGGGGCCTGCGGCTTCCTCCCGCTGGCCATCCGCATCGCCGCCTCCCGCCTGGCCTCACGCCGTACGTGGACGGTCTCCGTACTGGCCCGCAAGCTCGCCGACGAACGCCGCCGGCTGGACGAGCTTCGGGCCGGCGACCTCGCCGTCAAGGCCACCTTCGAGCTGGGCTACGGCCAACTGGAGCCCCACCAGGCCCGCGCCTTCCGCCTGCTGGGCCTGGCCGACGGACCCGACATCTCCCTCGCCGCCGCGGCGGCCATCTTGGACATGTCCCAGGACGACGCCGAGGAACTGGTCGAATCCCTCGTGGACGCCTCCCTCCTGGAGTCCGCGGCCCCCGGCCGCTACCGCTTCCACGACCTGGTACGGCTCTACGCACGGGCCTGCGCCGAGCGCGACGAGCACCCGCCCTCCGAGCGCGAGGCGGCGCTCTCCCGGCTGCTGGACTTCTACCTGGCCACCGCGGCCCATATGTACGCCCTGGAGCGGCCCGGCGACCGGCTGGTGGACCACATGGAGACACCCGCCTACCCGGGGCTGGAGTTCGCCGAGCGCACCACGGCCCTGGAATGGCTCTTCGGCGAGGCCCGCTGCCTGCTGGCCTGCGCCCAGCAGTCCACCGGGGAGCACTTCCTGCGCCGTGCGGTGGACCTGCTGCTGCTCACCTTGGACCTGGCCGAGTCCAGCGCCGACTCCCACCAGTACGAGCAGGCCAACCTGACGCTGCTGGCCGCCGCCCGCGCGCTGGGCGACCAGCACGCCGAGGCCCGGCTGCACACCTCGCTGACCAACGTCCGTACGCTGGAGGGCCGGCTCGGCGAGGCGGACGAACACGCCAAGTCCGCCATGCTGCTGGGGCTGGCCACCGGGGACGCGTTCTCCTCCTCCAACGCCCCCAACGACCGCGGCATCATCGCGAGCATCCAGCACCGGTACGCCGACGCCGAGCCGTATCTGAGCCAGGCCCGGGACGCCTTCCGCCAGGACCGCAACGACCAGTCCGAGGCGAGCGCCCTGTGCAACCTGGCCCGGGTCCACCTGGAGACGGGCCGGCTGGAATCCGCCATAGAGCTCGCGGAGGAAGGCATCGCCATCTACCGGCGGCTGGGCGCCACCCGGCGGCTGGCCAACGGCATGTACACCCTGGGGCTGGCCTTCACCCGTGCCGGCCGGCTGGCCGAGGCCACCCGGCAGCTCAACGAGGCACTGGCGATCTTCCAGGACAACCGGCAGCGGTTCTGGGAGGGCATGACCTTCCTGCGGCTGGCCGAGGTGGACCTGGCCGGCCACCGTCCCGCCCAGGCGGCCAACCATGCCGAGCAGGCGCTGACTTCGCTGCGCGGGGTGGGCGGCGAGTGGTGGCGCGCCAACGCCCTGACGCTGCTGGGCCGCGCCCTGCACAACATTGGGCATACCGGACGCGCCCGGGTGTGCTGGCAGGAGGCCCTGTCCGTCTACGCGCGCCTGGGATCGCCGGAAGCCGCGGAGGTACAAGAGCTGCTGACCCCTGCGGTGGTCGCGTAA
- a CDS encoding amidohydrolase family protein yields MESFPKIISVDDHTIEPPHVWRDRLPSKYRDTAPRVVRAPVKEMSFVGGKFAPTMGTAEDDGPLTDWWVYEDLHRPLTRLDTAVGCAREDIRLVGITYEQMRPGSYSVPERLADMDVNHVQSALCFPTFPRFCGQTFTEARDRDLALLCVRAYNDWMVEEWCGPRAHGRLIPLTLIPLWDARLAAEEVHRNAARGVRAVCFSEIPPYLGLPSIHTDAWDPLLRACAETGTVLAMHIGSSSKMPSTSADAPPAVGSAITFANCCFSMVDWLMSGAFDRFPELRIMYAEGQIGWIPYVLERADVVWEENRGWGGVADKVLRPPSELFAEHVYGCFFDDAFGLRNLDAIGAGNVLYETDYPHSDSTWPKSKEVGEAQMGHLAPEVVERIVRGNAIELLGLTADGLWADAA; encoded by the coding sequence ATGGAGAGCTTCCCGAAGATAATCTCGGTGGACGATCACACGATCGAACCCCCTCATGTCTGGCGGGACCGCCTCCCGTCGAAATACCGGGACACCGCCCCGCGTGTCGTCCGCGCCCCTGTGAAGGAAATGTCCTTCGTGGGCGGAAAATTCGCCCCGACGATGGGTACGGCCGAGGACGACGGTCCGCTCACGGACTGGTGGGTCTATGAAGACCTGCACCGGCCGCTGACCCGCCTGGACACGGCCGTCGGCTGCGCACGGGAGGACATCCGGCTCGTGGGCATCACCTATGAACAGATGCGGCCGGGTTCCTACAGCGTGCCCGAGCGGCTGGCCGACATGGACGTCAACCACGTCCAGTCGGCGCTGTGCTTCCCCACCTTCCCCCGGTTCTGCGGCCAGACGTTCACCGAGGCCCGGGACCGCGATCTGGCGCTGCTGTGCGTACGGGCGTACAACGACTGGATGGTGGAGGAGTGGTGCGGCCCCCGGGCCCACGGCCGGCTGATCCCGCTGACGCTGATCCCCCTGTGGGACGCCCGCCTCGCCGCCGAAGAGGTGCACCGGAACGCGGCACGCGGCGTACGGGCGGTGTGCTTCAGCGAAATCCCGCCATATCTTGGCCTGCCGAGCATCCATACCGACGCCTGGGACCCGCTGCTGCGGGCCTGCGCCGAGACCGGCACCGTCCTGGCGATGCACATCGGCTCCTCCAGCAAGATGCCCTCCACCTCGGCCGACGCGCCGCCCGCCGTGGGCTCGGCCATCACCTTCGCCAACTGCTGCTTCTCGATGGTCGACTGGCTGATGAGCGGCGCCTTCGACCGCTTCCCCGAGCTGCGGATCATGTACGCGGAGGGCCAGATCGGCTGGATTCCCTACGTCCTGGAACGGGCGGACGTGGTGTGGGAGGAGAACCGCGGCTGGGGCGGCGTCGCCGACAAAGTGCTGCGGCCCCCTTCCGAACTCTTCGCCGAGCACGTGTACGGGTGCTTCTTCGACGATGCCTTCGGGCTGCGGAACCTGGACGCGATCGGCGCCGGCAACGTCCTGTACGAGACGGACTACCCGCACTCCGACTCCACCTGGCCCAAGTCCAAGGAGGTCGGCGAGGCCCAGATGGGGCACCTGGCGCCGGAGGTGGTCGAGCGGATCGTACGGGGCAACGCGATCGAACTGCTGGGGCTGACGGCGGACGGGCTGTGGGCGGACGCCGCGTGA
- a CDS encoding alpha/beta hydrolase produces MTDFVLVPGGYAGGWIWREVAGHLRAAGHQAHPVTPTGLGDRRHLAGPDTGLDTHTEDVVQVLDHIAPQGETTAPHVVVVGHSYGILPALGAVGRRTGRVARLVYLDTALPRDGLSVLDALPDPAARERLLRRAEESPDGRSVPPPPLEDEKLWGSLAGIPRAGLERLARLAAPMPLGALTQPFHRTAPRETEPPSTGILCTASGFSTAMVRELVASGDPWFQPLADPRVGFFDLETGHYPMLSCPAELAGLLVRAAAGEGERL; encoded by the coding sequence ATGACCGACTTCGTACTGGTCCCGGGAGGATACGCCGGCGGATGGATCTGGCGGGAGGTGGCCGGACACCTGCGGGCGGCGGGGCACCAGGCACATCCCGTGACGCCGACCGGGCTGGGCGACCGCCGGCACCTGGCCGGACCGGACACCGGCCTGGACACCCACACCGAGGACGTGGTGCAGGTCCTGGACCACATCGCGCCGCAGGGAGAGACGACGGCGCCGCACGTGGTCGTAGTGGGCCACAGTTACGGCATCCTCCCGGCACTGGGCGCCGTCGGCCGCCGTACCGGGCGCGTCGCCCGTCTCGTCTACCTGGACACCGCACTTCCCAGGGACGGACTGTCGGTCCTGGACGCGCTGCCGGACCCGGCGGCCCGCGAGCGGCTACTGCGCCGCGCCGAGGAGTCGCCGGACGGCCGCAGCGTCCCGCCGCCCCCGCTGGAGGACGAAAAGCTCTGGGGCAGCCTCGCCGGGATTCCCAGGGCCGGGCTGGAGCGGCTGGCCCGGCTCGCGGCCCCCATGCCGCTGGGCGCGCTCACCCAGCCGTTCCACCGCACCGCCCCCCGCGAGACCGAGCCCCCGTCCACCGGCATCCTGTGCACCGCGAGCGGATTCAGTACGGCCATGGTGCGGGAGCTGGTGGCCTCCGGCGACCCCTGGTTCCAGCCGCTCGCCGACCCCCGGGTGGGCTTCTTCGACCTGGAGACCGGCCACTACCCCATGCTCTCCTGCCCGGCCGAGCTGGCCGGGCTCCTGGTCCGGGCCGCGGCGGGCGAGGGGGAGCGGCTGTGA